A single Streptomyces sp. 2114.4 DNA region contains:
- a CDS encoding LCP family protein has product MTETPEPPRFTGWDERPAGGLGSHRPGPSRRPRSWRGWAALGVTGVMLAGAGSGWAVYAKLDSNIRTDSATEKELRKWESERPPAGPPNAVNVLLIGSDTRSGGNRRYGHDAGQRSDTTMLLHLAADRKSATTVSIPRDLMVEVPHCKRPDGTETAPRAAQFNGAFAVGGAACTIRTVEKLTGIRIDHYLIIDFVGFKKMVDAVDGVEVCLPRPVHDPAAHLTLPAGRQTLHGEAALGFVRARKSLGNGSDTQRMRRQQDFLAALVKKVQSNGVLLNPTRLYPVLDAATSSLTTDAALASLKGLYELVRSTRSIPTGRVLFMTVPRREYRYDPNRDELIQPDAGRLFGQLHNDRPVTVKPPPDTGEKPVRTGAGAPAGRAGRAPSPPAGPDPSFPGTTAGHGVCG; this is encoded by the coding sequence GTGACCGAGACCCCCGAGCCTCCCCGGTTCACCGGCTGGGACGAACGCCCGGCCGGGGGGCTGGGGTCGCACCGGCCGGGGCCCTCGCGCCGCCCGCGAAGCTGGCGGGGCTGGGCCGCGCTGGGGGTCACCGGTGTCATGCTGGCCGGCGCCGGCAGCGGCTGGGCGGTCTACGCCAAGCTCGACAGCAACATCCGCACCGACAGCGCCACCGAGAAGGAGCTGCGGAAGTGGGAGTCCGAACGGCCCCCCGCGGGCCCGCCGAACGCCGTGAACGTGCTGCTGATCGGCTCCGACACCCGCAGCGGCGGCAACCGCCGGTACGGCCACGACGCCGGCCAGCGCTCGGACACCACGATGCTGCTGCACCTGGCGGCGGACCGGAAGAGCGCCACCACGGTGAGCATCCCGCGCGATCTGATGGTGGAGGTGCCGCACTGCAAGCGCCCGGACGGCACGGAGACCGCACCGCGGGCGGCACAGTTCAACGGGGCCTTCGCGGTCGGCGGGGCGGCCTGCACGATCCGTACGGTCGAGAAGCTGACCGGTATCCGCATCGACCACTACTTGATCATCGACTTCGTGGGCTTCAAGAAGATGGTGGATGCGGTGGACGGTGTGGAGGTCTGCCTGCCCCGCCCGGTCCACGACCCCGCGGCACACCTCACCCTGCCCGCGGGCCGGCAGACCCTGCACGGTGAGGCCGCGCTCGGATTCGTACGGGCCCGCAAGAGCCTGGGTAACGGCAGCGATACCCAGCGGATGCGGCGACAACAAGACTTTCTTGCCGCTCTCGTGAAGAAAGTGCAGAGCAACGGTGTGCTGCTCAATCCGACCCGGCTGTATCCGGTGTTGGATGCCGCGACGAGTTCACTGACCACGGACGCCGCACTGGCTTCCTTGAAGGGGCTGTACGAATTGGTGCGCAGTACCCGCAGCATTCCCACCGGCCGGGTTCTGTTCATGACCGTGCCGCGCCGGGAGTACCGCTACGATCCCAACCGTGATGAGCTCATCCAGCCGGACGCCGGCCGGCTCTTCGGGCAGCTGCACAACGATCGTCCGGTGACGGTGAAACCCCCTCCCGACACCGGGGAGAAGCCGGTCCGCACGGGAGCCGGGGCACCGGCGGGGCGGGCGGGCAGAGCTCCCTCACCGCCGGCGGGTCCGGACCCGTCCTTTCCCGGGACGACAGCGGGACACGGGGTCTGCGGATAA
- a CDS encoding peptidoglycan recognition protein, whose product MRPFLVTCLGAVCTAALALSLAPAAGAHAVAAPAQAPAPAPAPRATSTTELPGSTQSLPVPTPGAAAPDTTDRDAPTVPAAGTLGLPARTVRPFSLLGVVWDDAAAELHGRVQVRTRATGTTRWSGWQDVQVHNDDAPDLGSAERHGGGVRGSTSPLWVGDSDAVQLRITPERSDRAAATVPAGLRLELVDPGRTPRGLRGTHADPPGPIGAGAATAAASAANALLAPLGATEIPALDQVASLADIAAAGLLSPPRAYVGARPRIVTRAGWGADEDLREKAFIYTRTVRAAFVHHSGSGNDYSCDEAPAMIRAMYRFHVKSNGWRDIGYNFLIDKCGTVYEGRAGGVAKPVMGAHTLGFNADSTGIAVLGTFTDTEPPRRAIDAIARLAAWKLGLYGVDPRKMTKLLSAGGNRFPKGAKVPLHVISGHRDGFTTDCPGLYLYNKLGATRVAAAGLQGR is encoded by the coding sequence ATGCGCCCTTTCCTCGTGACCTGCCTCGGCGCCGTGTGCACCGCCGCCCTCGCCCTGTCCCTCGCGCCGGCGGCCGGTGCGCATGCCGTCGCCGCCCCGGCCCAGGCCCCGGCCCCGGCGCCGGCGCCGCGCGCCACGAGCACCACCGAGCTGCCCGGCAGCACCCAGTCCCTGCCGGTGCCGACGCCCGGCGCAGCCGCCCCCGACACCACCGACCGCGACGCCCCCACGGTGCCCGCTGCCGGCACGCTCGGCCTGCCGGCGCGCACCGTGCGGCCGTTCTCCCTCCTCGGGGTGGTCTGGGACGACGCCGCCGCCGAACTGCACGGCCGGGTCCAGGTCCGCACCCGCGCCACCGGCACCACCCGGTGGTCCGGCTGGCAGGACGTCCAGGTCCACAACGACGACGCGCCCGACCTCGGCTCCGCCGAACGGCACGGCGGCGGCGTCAGGGGCAGCACCTCTCCGCTGTGGGTCGGCGACTCCGATGCCGTCCAACTGCGCATCACCCCCGAGCGCAGCGACCGCGCGGCGGCCACCGTCCCGGCCGGGCTGCGGCTGGAACTCGTCGACCCCGGCAGGACCCCGCGCGGCCTCCGCGGGACGCACGCCGACCCGCCGGGTCCGATCGGCGCCGGGGCGGCCACGGCCGCGGCCTCCGCCGCCAACGCGCTGCTCGCCCCGCTCGGCGCCACCGAGATCCCGGCCCTCGACCAGGTCGCCTCGCTGGCCGATATCGCCGCTGCGGGCCTGCTGTCCCCGCCCCGCGCCTACGTCGGAGCGCGCCCCCGGATCGTCACCCGGGCAGGCTGGGGCGCCGACGAGGACCTGCGGGAGAAGGCCTTCATCTATACCCGCACCGTCCGCGCCGCCTTCGTCCACCACAGCGGCTCCGGCAACGACTACAGCTGCGACGAGGCCCCCGCGATGATCCGCGCCATGTACCGCTTCCACGTCAAGAGCAACGGCTGGCGGGACATCGGCTACAACTTCCTCATCGACAAGTGCGGCACGGTCTACGAGGGCCGGGCGGGCGGCGTCGCCAAGCCCGTCATGGGCGCCCACACGCTCGGCTTCAACGCCGACAGCACCGGCATCGCCGTCCTCGGCACCTTCACCGACACCGAGCCGCCGCGGCGCGCCATCGACGCCATCGCCCGTCTGGCGGCCTGGAAGCTCGGCCTCTACGGCGTCGATCCGCGCAAGATGACGAAACTGCTGTCCGCCGGCGGCAACCGCTTCCCCAAGGGGGCCAAGGTCCCGCTGCATGTCATTTCCGGCCACCGCGACGGCTTCACCACCGACTGTCCGGGCCTGTACCTCTACAACAAGCTCGGTGCCACGCGGGTCGCCGCGGCCGGGCTCCAGGGCCGCTGA
- a CDS encoding TIGR03089 family protein, with the protein MNATDRTPADLLSSALAADPARPLVTFYDDATGERVELSVATFANWVAKTANYLQGDLAAGPGDRLALLLPAHWQTAVWLLACSSVGVVAEVEGDPAAADLVVAGPDRLEAARACSGERVALALRPLGGRFPQPPAGFADFAVEAPGQGDRFAPFAPVDPADVALVVGGEELTGAGIGARALADAAAAGMPPSPRVLSGLPYDTWQGLAYGLYAPLAAGGSVVLCRHLDRLDADAADARETSEKITYRAPSPH; encoded by the coding sequence ATGAACGCCACCGATCGCACCCCCGCCGACCTGCTGAGTTCCGCGCTCGCCGCCGATCCGGCCCGCCCGCTGGTGACCTTCTACGACGACGCCACCGGCGAGCGCGTGGAACTGTCCGTCGCGACCTTCGCCAATTGGGTGGCCAAGACCGCCAACTACCTCCAGGGCGATCTGGCCGCCGGGCCCGGCGACCGGCTCGCGCTGCTGCTGCCCGCGCACTGGCAGACCGCCGTCTGGCTGCTGGCCTGCTCCTCGGTGGGCGTGGTGGCGGAGGTGGAGGGCGATCCGGCCGCCGCCGATCTCGTCGTCGCCGGGCCCGATCGGCTGGAGGCGGCGCGGGCCTGCTCCGGGGAGCGGGTGGCGCTGGCGCTGCGCCCGCTGGGCGGCCGTTTCCCGCAGCCGCCCGCGGGCTTCGCGGACTTCGCCGTCGAGGCGCCGGGCCAGGGCGACCGGTTCGCGCCGTTCGCGCCGGTGGACCCGGCGGACGTGGCCCTGGTGGTGGGCGGCGAGGAGCTGACCGGCGCGGGCATCGGGGCGCGCGCCCTGGCCGACGCGGCGGCGGCCGGGATGCCTCCGTCCCCCCGGGTGCTGTCAGGACTGCCGTACGACACCTGGCAGGGCCTGGCGTACGGGCTCTACGCCCCGCTGGCGGCCGGCGGTTCCGTGGTGCTGTGCCGCCACCTCGACCGGCTGGACGCGGACGCCGCGGACGCCCGGGAGACCAGCGAGAAGATCACGTACAGGGCGCCGTCACCCCACTGA
- a CDS encoding NDP-sugar synthase, whose product MTEAILLVGGKGTRLRPLTVHTPKPMVPAAGVPFLTHQLARARAAGVEHIVLATSYLAEVFEPYFGDGSALGLHLEYVTEHEPLGTGGAIRNVAERLHSGPDEPVLIFNGDILTGLDIPALVETHRTAGADVSLHLTRVEDPRAFGLVPTDDTGKVTAFLEKPETPEEIVTDQINAGAYVFNRSVIDTIPAGRPVSVERETFPGLLAEGAHLQGMVDSTYWLDLGTPQAFVRGSADLVLGRAPSPAVPGRRGDRLVLETAEVAPDAKLTGGTVAGARTVIGSGARIDGSAVLEGAVIEEGAQIRDSLIGAGARIGARTVLDGAVIGDGARIGADNELRGGIRIWCDADIPAASVRFSSDQ is encoded by the coding sequence GTGACTGAAGCGATCCTCCTGGTCGGCGGCAAGGGCACGCGGCTGCGGCCGCTGACGGTGCATACGCCCAAGCCGATGGTCCCGGCGGCCGGCGTGCCGTTCCTCACCCATCAGCTGGCCCGCGCCCGGGCCGCCGGCGTCGAGCACATCGTCCTCGCCACCTCCTACCTCGCCGAGGTCTTCGAGCCGTACTTCGGCGACGGGTCGGCGCTGGGCCTGCACCTGGAGTACGTCACCGAGCACGAGCCGCTGGGCACCGGCGGCGCCATCCGCAATGTCGCCGAGCGGCTGCACTCCGGCCCCGACGAGCCGGTTCTGATCTTCAACGGCGACATCCTCACCGGCCTGGACATCCCGGCCCTGGTCGAGACCCACCGCACCGCCGGCGCCGATGTCTCGCTGCACCTCACCCGGGTCGAGGACCCGCGCGCCTTCGGCCTGGTGCCCACCGACGACACCGGCAAGGTCACCGCCTTCCTGGAGAAGCCGGAGACCCCCGAGGAGATCGTCACCGACCAGATCAACGCCGGCGCCTATGTCTTCAACCGGTCGGTCATCGACACCATCCCGGCCGGGCGCCCGGTCTCCGTCGAACGCGAGACCTTCCCCGGCCTGCTCGCCGAGGGCGCTCACCTCCAGGGCATGGTCGACTCCACGTACTGGCTCGACCTCGGCACCCCGCAGGCCTTCGTCCGCGGCTCCGCCGACCTGGTCCTGGGCCGCGCCCCGTCCCCGGCGGTGCCCGGCCGCCGCGGGGACCGCCTGGTCCTGGAGACCGCCGAGGTCGCCCCGGACGCCAAACTCACCGGCGGCACCGTCGCCGGCGCCCGCACCGTCATCGGCTCCGGCGCCCGGATCGACGGCAGCGCCGTCCTCGAGGGCGCGGTCATCGAGGAGGGCGCCCAGATCCGGGACTCGCTGATCGGCGCCGGCGCGCGCATCGGGGCCCGTACGGTCCTGGACGGTGCGGTCATCGGCGACGGTGCGCGGATCGGCGCCGACAACGAGCTGCGCGGCGGCATCCGCATCTGGTGCGACGCCGATATCCCGGCCGCATCGGTGCGCTTCTCCTCCGACCAGTAG